One part of the Xiphophorus maculatus strain JP 163 A chromosome 1, X_maculatus-5.0-male, whole genome shotgun sequence genome encodes these proteins:
- the LOC102234517 gene encoding signal transducer and activator of transcription 5B-like isoform X2 — MAQWLEMSYVLTNMDDERINALYPPDTFPIEIRHYLCQWMEEKDWEGFNPDQSDKEQLAQALLSDCILLLESVAEQQNIVERMKLLQITKNLMTRPAMEFAVKIRNILRQEKMILCERHTPKRTEGKTPDFEDLTFMKSIVLQLQDRRKRIHSCKEDMNWEMVNYEALQAVHAKTPSEHSLRELQMLSKKIQELKINQSSLTRECLGVFTETLTKLKQCQDNFIIKMNVWQWEQHKSVIGYPFTDDLSHMQNWSEQLFAVNSNLRQEWLLIPDLPKEIGEKLTCLLQELIQSSFVVEKQPPQVIKTQSKFSAVVRYLLGESLVSGQPVTMKAQIINELQARNVNLALCDNVGELINHTAILDRNTATKTTNANFRHMSIKKIKRADRKGAESVTEEKFALMFLAEIFITGHETPFKIHINSQPVVVIVHGSQDINAVATIIWDCAFAEPDRVPFVVPDRVTWKMMIETLNIKFCSEVGTNHNLNPYNKHFLAQKIFDQPEYASDLSDSVVTWCQFNKEVLAGRNFTFWQWFEGAMDLTKKHLKPYWSDGLIFGFIGKQHVHLILKESPSGTFLLRFSDSEIGGITIAYVSHENGIPMIQNIQPFTRKDLEIRCLGDRIRDINEILYLYPNVLKHDAFKKFYTEQQPTNSGYIPVRLQTKVGTAPEIDGNHVSGDTLPDLTVLSMEAHCDPVPADGMDYDFYFNDFPKNST, encoded by the exons ATGGCCCAGTGGTTGGAGATGAGTTATGTCCTGACTAACATGGACGATGAGCGAATCAACGCGCTCTATCCGCCAGACACCTTCCCGATTGAAATCAGGCATTATCTTTGCCAATGGATGGAAGAAAAAGATTG GGAAGGCTTCAACCCAGACCAGTCGGACAAAGAGCAGCTCGCGCAGGCTTTACTGAGCGATTGTATCCTCCTTTTAGAATCGGTTGCTGAGCAGCAGAATATAGTGGAGAGGATGAAGCTGTTGCAGATAACGAAGAACTTG ATGACTCGGCCAGCTATGGAGTTTGCTGTGAAGATCAGAAACATTCTCAGGCAGGAGAAGATGATACTCTGTGAG AGGCACACCCCAAAACGGACAGAAGGAAAGACTCCTGACTTTGAGGATTTGACTTTCATGAAGAGTATAGTGCTTCAGCTCCAGGACCGCAGAAAAAGAATCCACAGCTGTAAAGAGGATATGAACTGGGAGATGGTAAACTATGAAGCTTTGCAAG CCGTTCATGCAAAGACTCCATCAGAACATTCACTCAGAGAACTACAGATGCTCTCGAAGAAAATCCAGGAGCTCAAGATAAATCAAAGCAGTCTAACCCGG GAATGTTTGGGGGTGTTCACAGAGACTCTGACCAAGCTGAAACAGTGTCAGGATAATTTCATCATAAAGATGAATGTATGGCAGTGGGAGCAGCACAAATCCGTTATAGGATATCCTTTCACTGATGACCTCAGCCATATGCAGAACTG GTCCGAACAGCTGTTTGCGGTGAACAGCAACCTTAGACAGGAGTGGCTGCTGATCCCTGATCTTCCAAAGGAAATCGGAGAAAAACTGACATGTCTTCTTCAGGAACTGATTCAGAG CTCTTTCGTTGTGGAAAAACAACCCCCTCAGGTCATTAAAACTCAGTCAAAGTTCTCAGCAGTTGTGAGATATCTGCTGGGGGAATCATTGGTGTCTGGGCAGCCTGTGACAATGAAGGCACAAATTATTAATGAACTCCAAGCCAGAAACGTGAACCTTGCATTGTG TGACAATGTTGGAGAACTCATAAACCACACAGCAATCCTGGATAGAAACACAGCCACAAAGACCACAAATGCCAACTTCAGACACATG tccattaaaaaaataaagcgaGCAGACCGAAAGGGAGCCGAATCTGTGACAGAGGAGAAGTTTGCGCTGATGTTTCTTGCAGAAATTTTCATCACAGGTCACGAGACTCCTTTCAAGATACAC ATAAACTCTCAGCCTGTGGTCGTCATTGTTCACGGCAGTCAGGACATCAACGCAGTGGCCACCATCATCTGGGATTGTGCGTTTGCTGAACCA GACCGAGTGCCCTTTGTCGTCCCGGACCGTGTGACTTGGAAGATGATGATTGAAACTCTGAATATAAAATTTTGCTCAGAGGTCGGGACAAATCACAACCTGAATCCCTACAACAAGCACTTCTTAGCTCAGAAGATCTTTGACCAGCCTGAATATGCGAGTGACTTAAGTGACTCTGTGGTTACTTGGTGCCAGTTTAATAAA GAGGTCCTCGCGGGTCGAAATTTCACTTTCTGGCAGTGGTTTGAGGGAGCAATGGATCTAACCAAGAAACATCTGAAGCCCTACTGGAGCGATGG GCTGATTTTTGGTTTCATTGGAAAGCAACATGTCCACCTGATTCTCAAAGAGTCTCCCAGCGGGACTTTCCTCCTTCGCTTCAGTGACTCAGAAATCGGAGGCATCACCATTGCTTATGTATCTCATGAGA aTGGGATACCGATGATTCAGAACATTCAGCCTTTCACTAGGAAAGATCTTGAGATACGCTGCCTCGGTGACCGCATTCGAGACATCAATGAGATCTTGTACCTGTATCCAAATGTGCTCAAACATGATGCTTTCAAAAAGTTCTACACAG AGCAACAGCCCACCAATTCGGGCTACATTCCCGTACGTCTGCAGACTAAAGTTGGCAC GGCACCAGAGATTGATGGAAATCATGTCAGTGG AGATACATTACCAGACTTGACTGTCCTCTCCAT GGAAGCACACTGCGACCCCGT TCCTGCAGATGGCATGGATTACGACTTTTATTTCAATGATTTTCCTAAGAACTCTACTTGA
- the LOC102234517 gene encoding signal transducer and activator of transcription 6-like isoform X1, with protein MAQWLEMSYVLTNMDDERINALYPPDTFPIEIRHYLCQWMEEKDWEGFNPDQSDKEQLAQALLSDCILLLESVAEQQNIVERMKLLQITKNLMTRPAMEFAVKIRNILRQEKMILCERHTPKRTEGKTPDFEDLTFMKSIVLQLQDRRKRIHSCKEDMNWEMVNYEALQAVHAKTPSEHSLRELQMLSKKIQELKINQSSLTRECLGVFTETLTKLKQCQDNFIIKMNVWQWEQHKSVIGYPFTDDLSHMQNWSEQLFAVNSNLRQEWLLIPDLPKEIGEKLTCLLQELIQSSFVVEKQPPQVIKTQSKFSAVVRYLLGESLVSGQPVTMKAQIINELQARNVNLALCDNVGELINHTAILDRNTATKTTNANFRHMSIKKIKRADRKGAESVTEEKFALMFLAEIFITGHETPFKIHINSQPVVVIVHGSQDINAVATIIWDCAFAEPDRVPFVVPDRVTWKMMIETLNIKFCSEVGTNHNLNPYNKHFLAQKIFDQPEYASDLSDSVVTWCQFNKEVLAGRNFTFWQWFEGAMDLTKKHLKPYWSDGLIFGFIGKQHVHLILKESPSGTFLLRFSDSEIGGITIAYVSHENGIPMIQNIQPFTRKDLEIRCLGDRIRDINEILYLYPNVLKHDAFKKFYTEQQPTNSGYIPVRLQTKVGTAPEIDGNHVSGELSALNVEDTYSLDTLPDLTVLSMEAHCDPVPADGMDYDFYFNDFPKNST; from the exons ATGGCCCAGTGGTTGGAGATGAGTTATGTCCTGACTAACATGGACGATGAGCGAATCAACGCGCTCTATCCGCCAGACACCTTCCCGATTGAAATCAGGCATTATCTTTGCCAATGGATGGAAGAAAAAGATTG GGAAGGCTTCAACCCAGACCAGTCGGACAAAGAGCAGCTCGCGCAGGCTTTACTGAGCGATTGTATCCTCCTTTTAGAATCGGTTGCTGAGCAGCAGAATATAGTGGAGAGGATGAAGCTGTTGCAGATAACGAAGAACTTG ATGACTCGGCCAGCTATGGAGTTTGCTGTGAAGATCAGAAACATTCTCAGGCAGGAGAAGATGATACTCTGTGAG AGGCACACCCCAAAACGGACAGAAGGAAAGACTCCTGACTTTGAGGATTTGACTTTCATGAAGAGTATAGTGCTTCAGCTCCAGGACCGCAGAAAAAGAATCCACAGCTGTAAAGAGGATATGAACTGGGAGATGGTAAACTATGAAGCTTTGCAAG CCGTTCATGCAAAGACTCCATCAGAACATTCACTCAGAGAACTACAGATGCTCTCGAAGAAAATCCAGGAGCTCAAGATAAATCAAAGCAGTCTAACCCGG GAATGTTTGGGGGTGTTCACAGAGACTCTGACCAAGCTGAAACAGTGTCAGGATAATTTCATCATAAAGATGAATGTATGGCAGTGGGAGCAGCACAAATCCGTTATAGGATATCCTTTCACTGATGACCTCAGCCATATGCAGAACTG GTCCGAACAGCTGTTTGCGGTGAACAGCAACCTTAGACAGGAGTGGCTGCTGATCCCTGATCTTCCAAAGGAAATCGGAGAAAAACTGACATGTCTTCTTCAGGAACTGATTCAGAG CTCTTTCGTTGTGGAAAAACAACCCCCTCAGGTCATTAAAACTCAGTCAAAGTTCTCAGCAGTTGTGAGATATCTGCTGGGGGAATCATTGGTGTCTGGGCAGCCTGTGACAATGAAGGCACAAATTATTAATGAACTCCAAGCCAGAAACGTGAACCTTGCATTGTG TGACAATGTTGGAGAACTCATAAACCACACAGCAATCCTGGATAGAAACACAGCCACAAAGACCACAAATGCCAACTTCAGACACATG tccattaaaaaaataaagcgaGCAGACCGAAAGGGAGCCGAATCTGTGACAGAGGAGAAGTTTGCGCTGATGTTTCTTGCAGAAATTTTCATCACAGGTCACGAGACTCCTTTCAAGATACAC ATAAACTCTCAGCCTGTGGTCGTCATTGTTCACGGCAGTCAGGACATCAACGCAGTGGCCACCATCATCTGGGATTGTGCGTTTGCTGAACCA GACCGAGTGCCCTTTGTCGTCCCGGACCGTGTGACTTGGAAGATGATGATTGAAACTCTGAATATAAAATTTTGCTCAGAGGTCGGGACAAATCACAACCTGAATCCCTACAACAAGCACTTCTTAGCTCAGAAGATCTTTGACCAGCCTGAATATGCGAGTGACTTAAGTGACTCTGTGGTTACTTGGTGCCAGTTTAATAAA GAGGTCCTCGCGGGTCGAAATTTCACTTTCTGGCAGTGGTTTGAGGGAGCAATGGATCTAACCAAGAAACATCTGAAGCCCTACTGGAGCGATGG GCTGATTTTTGGTTTCATTGGAAAGCAACATGTCCACCTGATTCTCAAAGAGTCTCCCAGCGGGACTTTCCTCCTTCGCTTCAGTGACTCAGAAATCGGAGGCATCACCATTGCTTATGTATCTCATGAGA aTGGGATACCGATGATTCAGAACATTCAGCCTTTCACTAGGAAAGATCTTGAGATACGCTGCCTCGGTGACCGCATTCGAGACATCAATGAGATCTTGTACCTGTATCCAAATGTGCTCAAACATGATGCTTTCAAAAAGTTCTACACAG AGCAACAGCCCACCAATTCGGGCTACATTCCCGTACGTCTGCAGACTAAAGTTGGCAC GGCACCAGAGATTGATGGAAATCATGTCAGTGG TGAACTGAGCGCGCTGAATGTCGAAGACACCTACTCATT AGATACATTACCAGACTTGACTGTCCTCTCCAT GGAAGCACACTGCGACCCCGT TCCTGCAGATGGCATGGATTACGACTTTTATTTCAATGATTTTCCTAAGAACTCTACTTGA